The Puntigrus tetrazona isolate hp1 chromosome 3, ASM1883169v1, whole genome shotgun sequence genome contains a region encoding:
- the wbp2nl gene encoding postacrosomal sheath WW domain-binding protein has translation MTLNRNHHPNGGVLIQAGESILRECKNVELSFSDITPKNELFKGTKKGSVYLTQYRMVFICSTMKEKFCSFMFPYYLMKNCSIEQPVFAANYIQGLIKAEAGGGWEGQANFKMSFPSGGAIELGQHLFKLATNASRAPPAQNGAFGLAAGMNGYASPAMPQPYPYPYPSMPQAGYNPYPQPPAAGVYPSAPMYMAPPPPYPGPPQNWCPPPVAPGNTKAAEAASSAFYNPSNPHSVYMPMDQPPPYYPPENPEKKNN, from the exons ATGACGCTGAACAGAAACCATCACCCGAACGGAGGAGTCCTGATTCAGGCCGGAGAGAG CATCTTACGAGAATGCAAGAACGTCGAGCTTTCCTTCAGTGACATCACACCCAAAAATGAGCTGTTCAAGGGGACCAAGAAGGGCTCTGTGTACCTCACCCAGTACCGG ATGGTGTTCATCTGCAGCACGATGAAAGAGAAGTTCTGCTCCTTCATGTTCCCGTATTATCTGATGAAGAACTGCAGCATCGAGCAGCCGGTGTTCGCTGCCAACTACATCCAGGGCTTGATCAAAGCCGAGGCGGGAG gtggaTGGGAAGGTCAGGCTAACTTTAAGATGTCTTTCCCCAGCGGAGGAGCCATTGAGCTGGGACAGCACCTCTTCAAACTGGCCACCAACG caTCTCGAGCTCCTCCAGCTCAGAACGGAGCGTTTGGATTGGCCGCAGGGATGAACGGATACGCCAGTCCAGCCATGCCACAGCCGTACCCGTACCCATATCCCAGCATGCCACAGGCCGGGTACAACCCCTACCCACAACCCCCTGCTGCAG gtgtgtatCCCAGCGCTCCTATGtacatggctcctcctcctccatacCCCGGACCTCCTCAGAACTGGTGCCCTCCTCCAg tggCTCCTGGAAACACTAAAGCAGCAGAAGCAGCCAGCAGCGCCTTCTACAACCCCAGCAACCCTCACAGCGTCTACATGCCCatg GACCAGCCTCCTCCGTATTACCCTCCTGAGAATCCAGAGAAGAAGAACAACTGA